In the Telopea speciosissima isolate NSW1024214 ecotype Mountain lineage chromosome 6, Tspe_v1, whole genome shotgun sequence genome, CGATCATTTCGCCCCTACTTGTGTGAAGCTGCATGCTGGCCGCATGGGCAGGCGACAGTAGAAGATCTCAATCCAATTCTATGCTTTCACTCTGGAAAAAAaagctttgacttttcaacttatTTTCAAGCTGCCACGACTGTTGTATTATTGAGACTTAAGCTTACTATAAGAATTAGGCAAAAAATTTCATCCACATTGGAGGAAACACCCAGGAATCTAGATTCATTATTACTCCTCTTATTTGTTAgaggtccaaaatacccctgactATTCATTGGCATCCATACTCTTTCACCGTCATGGAGTGATGTTTTGGTATTGAATTAGCCGATGCAAAACCTGATACTAATCGTTTGTATCAGTTGGTACATGGTTTTTCTTTCTAATTGGGTTCGATCCTGATCCGATATGGCCCACTACAGACCAATACGGATGTATCGGTATCATTACTGTCAGAGACCGATATGGATGTATTGATATCGTTATAGTTAGAGACTGATACGACACACTTTAAACGTTTTATAATAGATTATCTTATCTTGTAGATTTAGGCAATTCTCACCCACCCCACCtccggaagaaaaaaaaaaacttggattgTAACAACTCCATGATCCATCTGATTCATGTGCAACGCCTGATCCAGTAAAATTTGCAATTGGCAAAATACAGGTTTGATTGCGTTGGGCTGGAGTCTTGTGGGCCCAGTCACTGGCCGTGCTTTTCAACCCAATCCATTTTAACCGTATACAGGGTAGGACCGTACGATATTAGGACGTAAGCGACCGATGTGGGAAAGCAAAAGCTAGGCGAAAGAAAACCCACTAAAGTTCAAGTCCACCGCAGCGTAAACATGGATGGAATTGATGTATTGTAGTCACATTTGTCACTTCAAGGTTTAGATGAGGttaaaattttattaacaaATAGATTATAAGATCATTACTTAGAAGTCAATTAATTCAGAAGTGTATGGACTTTAGTGGGACagattaaaatatataaaaatatatgttATTTGATGAGAGTGAAAATTTAACCAATGAGATACTTGTCTGCTCATCTATTACATGGACTAACCTATAGATTTCCATATGACAAATGATGAAATGTTATACTTCACAAATAGTGATCGGgatgaaaaccccaaaaaaaaataaaataaaataaaattattttattttgaagaaatggtttttagaaattttgatatattttcAATGGAGTGTTCTCTGTATGGAATGTAGGGGCCACATCGTATGTGGCAGCCACTGAGAGTTTGTGCACTGGCACATTGGTGGTGGAATTTCCACCATTCATGGGATGCACCGGTCATTCCACCCCGATGTGTCTGAGCATGGCTCGGATCAAGATCATCTCCAAGGAGCAAGGAATGTCCAGGACGTTGTTAGCCGTTGGGTTATGCCCCACATATTCCTAGACATGCGTCAaaatgtgtgcgacacagctcaACCCTGGGTGCACGCCTGACGAGCTAAATTCTTGCGTTCCACGCAGATAACATTTCTCCGTTTAGAATCGAGAGTCCACAGTCCCGACCCAAGCGCTGACGAGTCAAGTCAGAGAGAAATCTTCCTCGTCAGTCATGAGTCACGACTCAGGAGACACGGAGACATGACTCATGACTCAGAGTCACGATTCACAAGTAACTCCGTCAAAATTACAGTTATCGCCACGTCATCAGTTACCCAACGCGGCGACTCGCGTCTGACAGTTTATGCATATATATGACGAATGCTGATGACAATGTGGGGCCCAGGTATCATCCCGTTTGCGGGCCCAAATAATAGAAACAGCCAAACAAACAAGAAACCACTGCCAACTGCCAGTCACAGCTGACGTGTTTTTTACTCTATCAGCCTTTTACCGGTCCCAATCTGACCTGGCCCATAGACCCATTGCTCTATAGAAAATGTTTGACCCTTTTTGTGGGTTGTGGCTTGCCTCGGAAACAAGCGTGGTATGGAAGGTGCGAAGCTTGGCCTTTTCCGtctttttatatgattttagAATAACGATTCAATAACTTAGTCTCATATTAGTAGTACATTTTACACCATCAGATTAGAATCACAACAACACAAAGCGTCACAACTGTTATAAAATTCTGATCTGACGACCTAATACGACGTCATAGGGTGCTATACGTTACCTGTAATCAAAACCTCTATGCAATCAGTGGTCTCTTTTgttgaaataattttttaaattaaagaaaaagtaaaagaatAGAATAGAATAAACAAAGAAGCGATAAAGCGGAAACAGAGGCGCCTTTCTCAAATCCAACAGCTCTTCTCCAAATCTCCTCCCCGCCTTGAATTACAATCCCCGTAGCTGTTTCGTGTTGCAGAAGAAGACCTAACAATCCTGGAGAACGAGATCTTGAGTTATTTGACGAAAGTggtaagaaaaccctaatcgattATTTCTGTTTCTGCTTCATTTGATCGAGAAGTTGTGGTAGAAATTGAATAGATCTATAATCCTTGAGAACGTTTTTGTCCATCTTATTAGTTGTTTCTGTATGATCAccttctcttctgttttaaTGGTCGTAGTATGTGAATTTCACGGCCGATCGTTGGTTTCCATCGATGGTCCGATGAACTTGCATTTAAACGGTTTAATAATCTGCAGATTTCTGTGAATATTCGCCcttggaaagagaaaaaaaaaaaaaccagaaatttttttagaaCGATTCTTTTCGAATTTCCTTCGATTAGTTTGTTGAAGTTCCACAACTATTTTTAGTTTGACGAAATCACCCTTGCAAATATACTGATTACCTAAACAGTGAACAGTAGATTTTATGGAGGGGAATTGGGGTGGGAGGGTATTATTGTCAAATACGGAGTTCGAGTCAATTTTTTTCTTGACTCTTGACCGACGATTTTGTCTATGTGCTTATTCTCTTCCGAGCAGAGATAGACGGAGATGGGTTCTGAAGAGAGCTGGGATCGAGAGACGGGATGTCAAGCTCCTGAAAATCACAGGCCTTGCGCGAATGGGTGTGGCTTCTTTGGTACGCCAGCGACTTTGAATCTCTGCTCCAAGTGCTACGGGGATTTCTGCATCAAAGAACAGCAAGCGGCTTCTGTCAAGGTTGCCGTGGAGAGATCTCTCAGTCCAACgaaatcaaaaacatcaacgcagcaacaacaacaacaacaattatcTGCCCTTTCTTTGTTcgttgattcttcttctttggctcTTCCGTCATcgtcatcatcttcatcttcgtCATCTTATTCTGCTTTTAATTCCACAGCAACTGGTGTTGTTGGGGTTGAATCAGGGGTGAAGAAGAGGTGTGTGAGCTGTAAGAAGCGAGTTGGGATACTTGGGTTCAATTGCAGGTGTGGCAGTATTTTCTGCTCGGAACATCGGTACCCAGAGCTGCATGCTTGCACGTTCGATTTCAAGTCGATGGGTCGGGAAGCCATTGCCAAGGCTAATCCTGTAGTGAAAGCTGATAAGGTTCGGAGGTTCTGAAACTTCCCTTGTGACTCATCTCTTCCTGTTAGgtgtttgtcctttttttttttttaagtttcaaagTTTCATGTTCTGTTCTTTCCTTTGGTTGGTTCATGTTCTATAAAAGAAAGGTTGCGTTGCTCTGTTGtgttttggtgttttctttctttttgcgaAGGGGAAAAGGGGGAATTGGGAATGGAGAATAGGCAGCTCAGctgcatcagaggaatccatACTTCCAGGCTGGTTGGGTGGGTAAAGTGGATTACATAATGGAGTGGATAATGGAGTTGTTTGCAGTTCTTACcatgctttctttcttttcttttcttttattttatttcattatcatCTTTTGCTGAAATAATATCTTTTTCTTAACtttaaacaataataataagcaTGGAAATAAATGTTTTGGTggaatgataataataataaagcagGATTAATGGTAACCTAATAATTATAGATTTCAGATCCTTGTTTGGTGGAATTTTTATGTTGAATCAAGCTTGTTAATGGGGTTGCTTACCAAACAATATACAATAAAGAAGAAGGTAGTTGAATTATCAATTTTGAGATTCACATTGAAGGCTCTGATAGATCAGATACTGTTCCAGGGTTATGGGTCTGGAAGGATCCTTGATTAGAGTCCAGTAGAGGGTGATTATTATATGCACTGACACTGGAGTTTTTGTAATATATCCTCAATGGCTAGGTTCTACAACAATCCTTGATCTCCTTTGAATCataaatttagggtttaataAATTTACAAAACACATCCATAACTAGTCAGGTTATTAGAATCAGATTCAGCAAACTGATACTTCAAAACGAGAAGTTATAAACCATGGTATGGTATCGGCCGATAAGGATTGGTAtcgatccgataccaatactgAGGCGGCACGGTTACCGGCTTCAACAAAACTTTGTGTACAATTCAAGGCAACTCTCCCCAGATATCCCTGTCCCTCATGTGTATTGCATTTGTGCTCAGAGTTTTTGTAACCAGGTTGGTGTTTGGGATGAACATGCAACCAGGGTTCCGACTTCTTAAATGATAAATTGTAATCTAAATCAATAACAAAGATCAGAAATGCAAACTAGTCAAGAGATTTGCTTAAAATGAGAATTGCATTCCTCAAATTACCATCTTTTAAAATGTATGACCGTTGTATTTCCCTCGCTGCATAACTATGATCTAGTTGTTCACTTCCGGTTGAATACAATAATCAAGGTTTTAGTATATGGTATCGGTGGTCATATCAGTCCCGGCAGATATTGATATTAATACGGATTGGTCGTATCGGATTGGATtggatgattttaccccccaaaaaTATAGATACCATcgatttttttatcattttaccctCTGGTGATACCGACACCATCGATCGCTATCGGTAACTAATCAGAATCCAAAATTGATACATATGGGCCGATACAGCTGATGAATATGATACTAGAAAAAAATATTGGGGGGAGGGAAGTACGGTCAAGTGTGTAAAAGatgttttcattaaaaaaagggcaagagatctctgcTTGTGGGTGTTTCCTCTACCCATAGGCAATAGAGGACGGTTCatccaccatcttagggttcacaaacccctcttaaggttttagtatgttctaaATACTCTCTCAATACCCATTTCTGTCCTCTCCCGCCCatcgtgggtggagggaaactcggtccaaaaGTTATAGATATTCAATCCTTGATATTATTTAAAACAATACCTTAGAAAACATCTTAATTATAGACATAATATCCAAAAATACGGTGAAAATTTCTCATGGTCTTGCAGTCATTCAACCAAACTTTGACAATCAATCCAGATGTCTACAGTTGTGACTCTCAATTTTCTTGCTCTTTGCAATGCCCGGTACATGACTCTTGCCTTGGAATCCTCCACGATCCTTGTGAAACCGAAATCcataaaaatacaaacaaacGTATTTTAATCAATAATTGGTGTTCATCATGTTTCATTAGTCTCTTTTGTATAGCTCCCATCACATATAATAGTGTATAGATCTTAGATTTAAGTAGCTCGTGGTATTTAGATAGGGTCAAAGCTGGGGAATTGAAAACAACCGGATCTTGAGCTAACTGAACAAGATTCAGATCAGAAATCCATAATTTGTTAATG is a window encoding:
- the LOC122664635 gene encoding zinc finger A20 and AN1 domain-containing stress-associated protein 1, with protein sequence MGSEESWDRETGCQAPENHRPCANGCGFFGTPATLNLCSKCYGDFCIKEQQAASVKVAVERSLSPTKSKTSTQQQQQQQLSALSLFVDSSSLALPSSSSSSSSSSYSAFNSTATGVVGVESGVKKRCVSCKKRVGILGFNCRCGSIFCSEHRYPELHACTFDFKSMGREAIAKANPVVKADKVRRF